A genome region from Hydrogenoanaerobacterium saccharovorans includes the following:
- a CDS encoding EscU/YscU/HrcU family type III secretion system export apparatus switch protein has translation MSKSRKNKAVALKYNAEEDVAPVVIASGYGTIAEKIIDIAEQKGIPVFKDDSAASLMCMLEVGSNIPVELYEVVAAIYRQLLEISADIKNKHKPIETKTGRISNKLNLVSQRNHPDMIEEEVPEDEQQVGSFVEG, from the coding sequence ATGTCAAAATCTAGAAAGAACAAAGCAGTTGCGCTTAAATATAACGCAGAAGAAGATGTAGCCCCCGTGGTTATTGCTTCGGGATACGGAACGATTGCAGAAAAAATTATTGATATTGCCGAACAGAAAGGCATTCCCGTATTTAAAGATGACAGCGCTGCGTCTTTGATGTGTATGTTAGAGGTTGGCAGCAATATTCCGGTAGAATTATACGAGGTCGTTGCAGCAATTTACCGCCAACTGCTTGAGATTTCGGCAGACATAAAAAACAAACATAAGCCGATTGAAACAAAAACGGGCAGAATTTCCAACAAACTCAATCTTGTTTCTCAAAGGAATCATCCCGATATGATTGAGGAAGAAGTTCCTGAAGACGAGCAACAAGTTGGCAGTTTTGTGGAAGGTTGA
- a CDS encoding antitoxin — MADILKITAPLINKNAIQPNKQSTDPTVPFNLQDITKVIKSNPQSELLGQNNKLLQKDEGASILMNLLKDPAVTVQFLKNIFMLQEIISLLPVNNSTVTQEIQQLFNALLINPDQIVEEMLRQEYASTVFKGDLFDFLRKLISEKPQLKSSEELTNLLKSINGILAKQDVLDSVANSLQFLSESLAPSKSLAESLQQLSLKFRQEDAIGQFSTLKQETLELLKEVENSILFSPKLAKIVPIVIYNLSRFQDNPDFLGESLADIMMFINGAEQKMQFRQLVADYIATFGENHKNADHSHIMNTIADIIGRQNEDVSSIMLGGEKIEKIIHSLLSSPCNFTPLLHFVIPVEYMNIKSFAEFWIDPNDTYSAQQGTETDQNIHMLIVFDISGIGEFEAELWAQGEKIQFSLFCPVQYLSEFSALSSKLSQITQNSSYKFERITIDKLERQRSLMDVFKTLPYKRTGVDVKI; from the coding sequence ATGGCAGATATTTTAAAAATAACAGCACCGCTGATTAATAAAAATGCAATTCAGCCTAACAAGCAGTCTACCGACCCAACCGTACCTTTTAACTTGCAGGATATAACAAAGGTCATAAAGTCCAATCCGCAAAGCGAATTGCTTGGGCAAAACAATAAATTGCTGCAAAAAGATGAAGGCGCAAGCATATTAATGAACCTGCTTAAAGACCCTGCAGTAACGGTTCAGTTTCTTAAAAATATCTTTATGCTGCAAGAAATTATTAGCTTGCTGCCAGTAAATAACAGCACAGTAACACAAGAAATTCAGCAGCTTTTTAACGCACTGCTTATTAATCCTGATCAAATCGTGGAAGAAATGCTGCGTCAAGAGTATGCATCTACCGTTTTTAAAGGGGATTTGTTTGATTTTCTTCGCAAGCTGATATCAGAAAAGCCACAGCTAAAATCAAGCGAAGAACTCACCAATTTACTAAAATCAATAAATGGTATCTTGGCAAAGCAGGATGTCTTGGATTCGGTAGCAAACAGTTTGCAATTTCTCTCTGAAAGCCTTGCACCTAGTAAGAGCCTTGCAGAGAGTTTACAGCAATTATCTTTAAAATTTCGCCAAGAGGATGCGATAGGGCAGTTCAGCACTTTAAAGCAGGAGACTTTGGAATTACTCAAAGAGGTAGAAAACAGCATTTTATTTTCACCAAAGCTTGCAAAAATTGTACCCATTGTAATTTACAACCTGTCGCGCTTTCAAGATAACCCAGATTTTCTGGGGGAATCTCTTGCAGATATCATGATGTTTATCAACGGTGCAGAGCAGAAAATGCAGTTTAGGCAGCTGGTAGCAGACTATATCGCTACTTTCGGCGAGAATCATAAAAATGCAGACCATTCTCATATCATGAATACAATAGCAGATATCATCGGCAGGCAGAACGAAGATGTTTCTTCCATTATGCTGGGCGGTGAAAAAATAGAAAAAATTATACACAGCCTGCTATCTTCTCCTTGTAATTTTACGCCGCTGCTGCATTTTGTTATTCCTGTAGAGTATATGAATATAAAATCTTTTGCAGAGTTTTGGATTGACCCGAACGATACTTACAGTGCACAGCAAGGCACAGAAACAGACCAAAATATACATATGCTGATTGTATTTGACATAAGCGGAATCGGTGAGTTTGAAGCGGAGCTTTGGGCGCAAGGGGAGAAAATTCAATTTTCATTATTTTGCCCTGTGCAATATTTGTCCGAATTTTCTGCATTATCGAGTAAATTATCGCAGATTACTCAAAATTCAAGCTATAAATTTGAACGAATTACCATAGATAAGCTGGAACGGCAGCGCTCCTTAATGGATGTGTTTAAGACGTTACCATATAAAAGGACGGGTGTTGATGTCAAAATCTAG
- a CDS encoding chemotaxis protein CheA: MSGIDVSMEPMLEMFIYETSTLLEQLDEILLESEKEDSLSSENIDEIFRIMHTIKGSSAMMGLEGISTLSHRIEDLFFLIRENPDEIKGHEEIFDIVFQASDYLKAEVELIQNDDYTETDFSDLLDRLKKLVSLIKKEEDSEAQQPTQVSASAQPALSADKTSEEEQQIRVFFEDGCQMENIRAFMLVSQISELCNSISTVPPHPEKDSNLSAEIIKNGFLIRFVPAAPLDEIYSVLENSINIKSYENIDAEQKKTAKTGKKGTGTASSSGSSQENSSSNSQSSKAGKQSLISVNQSKLDQLMDIVGEIVIAESMVSGSSDLKGLQLDGFHKATRQLRKLTDELQDIVMSIRMVPLTGVFQKMNRIVRDMSKKLNKSVDLVTSGGETEVDKTIIDSITDPFMHMIRNSMDHAIESPEERQELGKSPTGKVTMAAQNVGGEIVITIADDGRGLDRDKIVKKAKENGILTKPESEYTEKEIFSLIMVPGFSTNEAVTEFSGRGVGMDVVRKNIEKVGGSISVESKKNVGTTFTIKIPLTLAIVDGMEISVGETAFTLPIISIKQSFKISEETKIIYGTDGCEIIMVRGQCYPIIRLHEIYDIQTDKTALTDGIAILVENENKVACLFADELVGEQQVVVKPFPIFFNHHNLKAKGMAGCTILGDGGISLILDVHNLLKQY; encoded by the coding sequence ATGAGCGGTATTGACGTTAGTATGGAACCTATGCTTGAAATGTTTATTTATGAAACAAGCACCCTTTTAGAGCAGCTTGACGAAATTCTTTTGGAATCGGAAAAAGAAGATAGTTTAAGCTCCGAAAATATTGATGAAATTTTTCGTATTATGCATACTATAAAAGGTTCTTCTGCTATGATGGGGTTGGAGGGCATTTCTACCCTTTCGCATAGAATAGAAGATCTTTTCTTTCTAATACGTGAAAATCCTGATGAAATCAAAGGGCATGAAGAAATTTTTGATATCGTTTTTCAAGCATCCGACTATTTAAAAGCAGAAGTTGAACTTATTCAAAATGACGATTATACAGAAACCGATTTTTCTGATTTACTGGATCGCCTAAAAAAATTGGTTTCGCTTATTAAAAAAGAGGAGGATTCGGAAGCGCAGCAGCCTACCCAGGTATCTGCCTCGGCACAGCCTGCCCTCTCTGCAGACAAGACAAGCGAAGAAGAACAACAGATACGAGTATTTTTTGAGGACGGATGTCAAATGGAGAATATCCGTGCATTTATGCTGGTGTCTCAAATATCTGAGTTATGCAATTCTATTTCGACAGTCCCCCCTCATCCTGAAAAAGACTCCAACTTATCTGCAGAAATCATCAAAAACGGTTTTCTGATTCGGTTTGTTCCTGCAGCCCCACTGGACGAAATCTATTCCGTACTGGAAAACTCTATTAATATTAAATCTTACGAGAATATTGACGCTGAGCAAAAGAAAACTGCAAAGACAGGTAAAAAGGGTACCGGTACTGCATCATCATCCGGTTCGTCACAGGAGAACTCTTCCTCCAACTCACAAAGCAGTAAGGCAGGCAAACAAAGCTTAATCAGTGTAAACCAAAGCAAACTAGACCAGCTGATGGATATTGTTGGTGAGATTGTAATTGCCGAATCCATGGTGTCAGGCAGTTCGGATTTAAAAGGTCTTCAGCTGGATGGATTTCATAAAGCAACCCGCCAACTGCGCAAACTTACCGACGAACTGCAGGACATTGTTATGTCTATCCGAATGGTTCCGCTCACCGGTGTATTTCAAAAAATGAACCGTATCGTACGCGATATGAGTAAAAAACTTAATAAATCGGTTGATTTGGTTACTTCAGGCGGTGAGACCGAGGTTGATAAAACAATTATTGATTCTATTACCGACCCGTTTATGCATATGATCCGTAATTCTATGGATCATGCTATCGAATCACCGGAAGAACGACAAGAACTGGGGAAATCTCCAACCGGTAAAGTGACAATGGCTGCTCAAAATGTCGGCGGTGAAATTGTAATAACCATAGCGGATGACGGAAGAGGCTTGGACAGAGATAAAATCGTGAAGAAAGCAAAAGAAAACGGTATTCTTACAAAACCGGAAAGCGAATACACTGAGAAAGAAATATTTTCTTTGATCATGGTTCCGGGCTTTTCGACAAACGAAGCTGTAACAGAATTTTCTGGCCGCGGCGTAGGAATGGACGTTGTACGCAAAAACATAGAAAAAGTAGGCGGTTCTATTTCGGTAGAAAGTAAAAAGAACGTAGGCACCACCTTTACTATCAAAATTCCCCTTACATTGGCTATTGTTGACGGTATGGAGATTTCTGTTGGCGAAACAGCATTTACACTGCCCATTATATCGATTAAACAATCATTTAAAATCTCTGAGGAAACAAAAATAATATACGGAACAGACGGCTGCGAAATCATTATGGTGCGTGGGCAGTGCTACCCTATCATTCGTCTGCACGAAATTTATGATATTCAAACCGATAAAACAGCGTTGACTGACGGTATTGCTATCCTTGTTGAAAATGAAAATAAGGTTGCCTGCCTGTTTGCGGATGAACTTGTTGGCGAACAACAAGTTGTTGTAAAACCCTTCCCTATTTTCTTCAATCATCACAACCTAAAGGCGAAAGGTATGGCGGGCTGTACCATTCTTGGGGACGGCGGTATCAGTCTGATTCTCGATGTCCACAATCTGCTCAAGCAGTACTAA
- a CDS encoding chemotaxis protein CheW: MNENINASTALDDLMGRFLTFYIGDTIYGVELLHVLEIISIQAITSVPKVPNYIKGIINLRGKIVPVVDVRLKLGKEEREYDERTCIIVVSIDEMSVGLIVDRVSEVVDIDNVGLSAPPELSSSSTNQYLSSIAKIEDKVILNIDLERFFFEEIGGIL, translated from the coding sequence ATGAATGAAAATATCAATGCATCTACAGCTCTTGACGACCTTATGGGGCGATTTCTCACCTTTTACATAGGCGATACCATTTATGGCGTTGAACTGCTGCATGTATTAGAAATCATCAGCATTCAAGCAATCACCAGTGTTCCGAAAGTTCCTAACTATATCAAAGGCATTATCAACCTCAGAGGTAAAATTGTACCTGTTGTAGATGTTCGTTTGAAACTGGGTAAAGAAGAAAGAGAGTACGATGAGCGTACTTGCATCATTGTTGTTAGCATTGACGAAATGTCGGTAGGATTAATTGTTGACCGCGTATCGGAAGTAGTGGATATTGATAATGTTGGGCTTTCTGCACCGCCGGAATTAAGCTCTTCTTCAACCAACCAGTATTTAAGTTCGATTGCTAAAATAGAAGATAAAGTGATTCTTAACATTGATTTGGAACGCTTTTTCTTTGAAGAAATCGGCGGAATACTCTAG
- a CDS encoding CheR family methyltransferase: MIAMTDKEFDTLTKFVKQNYGIDLTKKRILIEGRLSNTITAKGLSSFEEYLNLIFNDKSGQEMKVLLNKLTTNHTFFLRESDHFQFLKEYVLPYLVKHRKNKDLRIWSAGCSAGQEPYTMAMVIADFFGNQSSSWDTTILATDLSTHVLEQAKTGIYSAESIKDVPPEWMQKYFIDKKDGTFEICDRIKKEVVFRHANLMEPFNYKKPFDIIFCRNVMIYYDAPTKITLVNKFYDCTANGGFLFIGHSETINRENTKYRYIKPAVYQKGENAR; encoded by the coding sequence ATGATCGCTATGACAGATAAAGAATTCGACACACTCACAAAATTCGTTAAACAAAATTACGGAATAGATCTTACTAAAAAACGTATTTTAATAGAAGGCCGCCTTTCCAACACGATTACAGCAAAAGGATTATCCTCTTTTGAGGAATATTTGAACCTGATTTTTAATGATAAATCGGGGCAGGAAATGAAAGTGCTGTTAAATAAGCTTACTACGAACCACACCTTTTTCTTAAGAGAATCGGATCATTTTCAATTTTTAAAGGAGTATGTGCTGCCGTATTTGGTAAAACACCGTAAAAACAAAGATTTGCGCATTTGGAGTGCCGGCTGCTCTGCCGGACAAGAACCTTATACAATGGCAATGGTGATTGCCGATTTTTTCGGCAATCAAAGCAGTTCTTGGGATACAACGATTTTAGCGACCGATTTGTCTACCCATGTTTTAGAACAGGCAAAAACGGGGATTTATTCTGCAGAAAGCATAAAGGATGTTCCCCCCGAATGGATGCAAAAGTATTTCATCGATAAAAAAGACGGTACTTTTGAGATTTGCGACCGTATTAAAAAAGAAGTGGTTTTTCGCCATGCCAATTTGATGGAGCCGTTTAATTACAAAAAACCTTTTGATATCATCTTCTGCAGAAATGTAATGATATACTACGATGCTCCCACTAAAATTACCTTGGTTAACAAATTTTACGATTGCACAGCAAATGGAGGTTTTCTTTTTATCGGCCATTCAGAAACCATAAATCGTGAAAACACAAAATACCGCTACATCAAACCCGCTGTCTACCAGAAGGGGGAGAATGCTAGATGA
- a CDS encoding protein-glutamate methylesterase/protein-glutamine glutaminase — protein MRPMKKIRVLIVDDSIVFRETLSQKLSANPQLEVVGSAADTFDAMEKIKQLRPDVLTLDVEMPKMNGIDFLKKLMPTDPLPVVVVSSLPINAFEALDAGAVDFVRKPSAKSSSDITDFINELIVKIKIASTAHVGKKLSAIPQPATQFTADIDNMVIAIGASTGGTEAILSVIKDLPVTTPGIVIVQHMPPVFTKMYAQRLDKNCIMSVKEAENLDRVEKGKVIIAAGENHLTLARDARGFYVKSRPGQKVSGHCPSVDVLFDSVASIAGSNAIGILLTGMGADGAKGLLNMRKNGAYTIGQNKESCVVYGMPMVAYNIGAVTKQLPLLDITGDIIGYMNKIGNTKK, from the coding sequence ATGAGACCAATGAAAAAAATCCGTGTACTTATTGTCGATGATTCTATCGTCTTCCGCGAAACACTCAGCCAAAAACTATCTGCCAACCCGCAGCTTGAAGTAGTTGGTTCTGCAGCAGATACTTTTGATGCTATGGAAAAAATCAAGCAGCTGCGGCCTGATGTGCTGACATTGGATGTTGAAATGCCCAAAATGAACGGCATAGATTTTTTAAAAAAGTTGATGCCAACTGACCCGCTGCCTGTTGTTGTTGTAAGTTCTTTGCCCATAAACGCTTTTGAAGCTTTGGACGCCGGTGCAGTTGATTTTGTAAGAAAGCCGTCAGCAAAATCATCATCGGATATAACTGATTTTATCAACGAGTTAATTGTAAAAATTAAAATTGCCTCAACAGCTCATGTAGGCAAAAAATTATCTGCTATTCCACAGCCGGCAACTCAGTTTACCGCGGATATAGATAATATGGTGATAGCCATAGGAGCATCCACAGGTGGAACGGAGGCGATTCTTTCTGTTATTAAAGATTTGCCTGTTACTACCCCTGGTATTGTAATAGTACAACACATGCCGCCTGTATTTACAAAAATGTATGCTCAGCGCCTTGATAAAAATTGCATTATGAGTGTAAAAGAAGCAGAAAACTTGGATCGTGTAGAAAAAGGCAAAGTGATAATTGCGGCAGGCGAAAATCATTTGACTCTCGCACGTGATGCAAGAGGATTTTACGTAAAAAGCCGCCCCGGCCAAAAAGTTAGCGGTCATTGCCCGTCAGTAGATGTTTTATTTGACTCTGTGGCAAGCATTGCAGGCTCTAACGCGATTGGTATTTTGCTTACAGGCATGGGAGCAGATGGCGCCAAAGGGCTGTTAAATATGCGCAAGAACGGCGCATACACAATCGGCCAAAATAAAGAGAGTTGTGTTGTTTACGGTATGCCGATGGTTGCGTATAATATAGGTGCAGTAACAAAGCAACTCCCCCTACTGGATATAACAGGGGATATTATTGGTTATATGAACAAAATAGGAAATACTAAGAAATAA
- the spo0A gene encoding sporulation transcription factor Spo0A yields MENRLKIIIADDNKDFSVPCSNLLKTYGFDTTILEKDGAILLEKISEQKPDVVLCDIFMPYFDAISVMKQVKNAGTAKPLFMVMSTFDNPTLQKEVMDTGASYFFLKPFDVEVLVERIVQLTGIRKMTNISNAQVLPFVKSEPDIEMMVTEIIHQIGVPAHIKGYHYLRESIMLCIEDHDIINSVTKQLYPTVAKRYNTTSSRVERAIRHAIEVAWDRGDVDILNSYFGYTIHNSRGKPTNSEFIALISDKLTLRLKGMRTEAEAVK; encoded by the coding sequence ATGGAAAACAGGCTAAAAATTATTATTGCGGACGATAATAAAGATTTTTCAGTTCCCTGTTCCAATCTCTTGAAAACCTACGGCTTTGACACCACAATTCTTGAAAAGGACGGTGCGATTTTGCTTGAAAAAATATCAGAGCAAAAGCCGGATGTTGTGCTGTGTGACATTTTTATGCCGTATTTCGATGCGATTTCTGTTATGAAGCAAGTAAAAAATGCCGGCACAGCAAAACCTCTGTTTATGGTTATGTCTACTTTCGACAATCCAACTTTGCAAAAAGAAGTAATGGATACCGGAGCATCTTATTTTTTCTTAAAGCCGTTTGATGTTGAAGTTTTGGTTGAAAGAATTGTTCAACTGACCGGAATTCGTAAAATGACGAATATTTCAAATGCACAAGTGTTGCCTTTTGTCAAATCAGAACCCGATATAGAAATGATGGTAACAGAAATTATTCATCAAATCGGTGTTCCTGCTCATATTAAGGGATACCATTATTTGCGCGAATCGATTATGCTTTGCATTGAAGATCACGACATTATCAATTCGGTTACAAAACAGCTTTATCCCACAGTTGCAAAACGCTACAATACCACTTCCTCCAGGGTAGAGCGTGCAATCCGTCATGCAATTGAAGTTGCCTGGGACAGAGGCGACGTGGATATTCTCAACAGTTACTTTGGATATACCATTCATAATTCGCGCGGTAAACCGACTAACAGCGAATTTATTGCCCTCATCTCTGACAAGCTTACCCTTCGCTTAAAAGGGATGCGTACCGAGGCAGAAGCGGTTAAATGA
- the spoIVB gene encoding SpoIVB peptidase, translating to MKNFLKATVSAFAICIAALLCFLFYISNLLPDRYMIAEGEEFSIRSQLNVTASVENKNSLRQVLTQSGNTYQAQLKLFGSIPLKQVTVQVVDKQMVAACGSPFGIKMFTEGVMVVGLSDLDTEAGPINPAKEAGIRIGDVVMRINGKEVYSNEQVGDILEKSGGKPLKVNLKRKNTPMTVTLVPRRSGVSDEFKAGMWVRDSSAGIGTMTFYDPISGVFGGLGHAVCDVDTGEILPLMKGEAVQVDITGCVKGESGVPGELQGNFYENGKLGNLYLNNETGIYGTLNSKITPPVLIPIAFRQEVKASSATILTTLNGSTPQEYDIMIEKVNFGDTNPTKNMVIRITDPKLLAKTGGIVQGMSGSPILQDGKLIGAVTHVFVNDPTRGFGIFAENMYYSIDNVENAMRMAS from the coding sequence ATGAAAAATTTTTTAAAAGCGACAGTGAGTGCCTTTGCAATTTGTATTGCGGCACTGCTGTGTTTTCTATTTTATATCAGTAATTTACTACCCGATCGCTATATGATTGCAGAAGGAGAAGAATTTTCTATCCGCTCTCAATTAAATGTAACTGCAAGTGTTGAAAATAAAAATAGTTTACGGCAGGTGTTGACACAATCAGGCAATACCTATCAAGCACAGTTAAAACTATTTGGTTCTATACCGCTTAAACAGGTCACAGTACAGGTAGTGGATAAACAAATGGTAGCAGCGTGCGGTTCACCTTTTGGCATTAAGATGTTCACTGAAGGTGTAATGGTAGTTGGCTTAAGTGACCTTGATACCGAAGCAGGTCCAATAAATCCCGCGAAAGAAGCCGGAATACGAATTGGCGATGTTGTTATGCGCATCAACGGGAAAGAAGTTTATTCAAATGAGCAAGTAGGAGATATTCTTGAAAAAAGCGGAGGTAAACCGCTTAAAGTTAACTTAAAACGAAAAAATACTCCTATGACGGTTACACTTGTTCCGCGCAGAAGCGGTGTAAGTGATGAATTTAAAGCAGGTATGTGGGTGAGAGACTCTTCTGCAGGAATTGGTACAATGACTTTTTACGACCCTATATCGGGCGTTTTTGGTGGCTTGGGGCATGCTGTATGCGATGTTGATACCGGTGAAATTTTGCCGCTGATGAAAGGCGAGGCGGTTCAAGTAGATATTACAGGCTGCGTAAAAGGCGAAAGCGGCGTACCGGGAGAATTACAAGGCAATTTTTACGAAAATGGTAAGCTTGGTAATCTGTATTTAAATAATGAGACAGGCATTTATGGTACGCTCAATTCAAAAATTACTCCTCCTGTGCTTATTCCCATTGCATTTCGTCAAGAGGTTAAAGCAAGCTCAGCAACTATTTTAACTACACTTAATGGCAGCACACCTCAAGAATACGACATAATGATAGAAAAGGTTAATTTTGGTGACACCAATCCTACCAAAAACATGGTAATTCGCATCACCGACCCCAAACTTCTTGCAAAAACCGGGGGTATAGTACAAGGAATGAGCGGCAGCCCCATTTTGCAAGATGGTAAGTTAATTGGTGCCGTTACACATGTATTTGTTAATGATCCGACACGTGGTTTCGGCATATTCGCTGAGAATATGTATTATTCCATCGACAATGTAGAAAATGCAATGCGAATGGCTTCGTAA